One Takifugu rubripes chromosome 19, fTakRub1.2, whole genome shotgun sequence genomic window carries:
- the LOC101063603 gene encoding tensin-2 isoform X4 → MGCIHSSGAGGMKARGSDTDTGVHFQADPKVHPEILQLAELAKAGTHAFTERSFKRRQVCGVCKQSIDNLGAFCKECKVAVHKTCEAKVRSTCTSVLDLHGSIKSTTQKKRSSITRSKSADQMMEHVMERHYDFDLTYITERIISVFFLPDLEEQRYCRNLQEVASMLKSKHQDKFLLLNLSEKRHDITRVNPKVQDYGWPDLHAPPLDRICAVCKAMETWLMSDPHNVVVLHCRGNKGKTGVIVAAYMHYSKISAGADQALTTLAMRKFCEDKVSSSLQPSQNRYIYYFGGLLSGNIKMNSSPLFLHQILIPSLPNFQAGGGFFPFLKIYQSLQLVYTSGIYDPQSSRARKLCVTMEPALLLKGDILVKCYHRRSQSAEREVVFRVQFHTCTVHGAQLWFGKTELDVACTDDRFPPDATVEFSFSSGPEKTKGREERRSDTSIKVDYNTLDPVVRWDSYENFNLHHQDSIENISHTKGPLDGSLYAQVRKRRGPGSTTSAPPNGCLTSSPTVKPQTLNLPQALTHPSETNRSSFPSSKLEDPSLSIICPQREIYNSPSKSGDIGAKEKHRGAEKDRETDILDDPSSPGPLRRESSCCGRAGTKCGDIRWVREREPCLSGAHCLSRCSSIKNHPKSQTLPALPTKPVSPPTHMDLCHRHSVHPLPELPWEYPPPPPPLPCLLRPFYPFSTSEQNHPHSHTLPGSNRLCAGEEGHVFHYSGHSPASHLSHQSLPSSPYREMFFNPPTPSSGCPCRECFNGREHQPALVRTFHPLHPDQLEGANWSQGTGPQPRQAPALWESENQWELSREAEICRCKPAMPIFHMGHPSNHSQMPEHLRYGITAHPGYPTTHSLIDVPDGTSSGYQTPPQARHPCPCSSYQSSPVESHESRGYVSGYHSGSASPLPTNTPSPVRSRLPESCSVSKDHPHTEQNKVENRTADVEANHSQAPETKPISNGQSSARGLDSEHDYTVIGGSSLTKTEDSVTPDSSSQSKESSTHRDCGTDTITTPVPKQTPNSNTSVDSTQPSRDRLNHVSKAPADRLTGGSDRSKPLQTSNYATVFITPVQVQLNGSALPRDGQSDSNRGATKNSSVSLSSSPATTSPNSPLGSLDLQSSPDRTTSGAEVAAQRLTPDGDSTADTKPPSPVPDGYHTPTFPLASYYYPLLNVPRVPYTGYTAVTIPVNQPPLPEKKRLSVIPGSAQGHNSLLRASSAPSQTHHVTFSSPVGDQNWGSTQHSSREEADIRVNAKFVQDSSKFWYKPGISRDQAIAVLKDKEPGTFLIRDSNSFQGAYGLALKVATPPPNANIIGGKGDPLEQLVRHFLIETGPRGVKIKGCQNESYFGSLSALVYQHSITPISLPCALRIPEKDLVGELQEIKSTTSTSTAADLLKQGAACNVLYLNSVETECLTGPEAVSKATKYTLALNPRPAATVVHFKVSAQGITLTDNKRRLFFRRHYPISSVTFSSLDPQDQRMFGFVARRAGSTTENVCHLFAEMDPEQPAVAIVNFINKVMLGPQLHR, encoded by the exons ATGGGGTGCATTCACAGCAGCGGAGCTGGGGGGATGAAGGCACGTGGAAGCGATACTGACACAGGAGTCCACTTCCAGGCAGACCCCAAAGTGCATCCAGAGATTCTTCAGCTTGCTGAG ctcgcCAAAGCTGGGACTCACGCCTTCACCGAGAGGAGCTTCAAGAGGAGAcaagtgtgtggtgtgtgcaaGCAGAGCATCGACAACCTGGGGGCTTTCTGCAAGG AGTGCAAGGTGGCAGTACACAAGACGTGTGAAGCCAAG gtGAGATCTACTTGTACTTCTGTACTGGACctg CACGGTTCCATTAAATCCacaacacagaagaagagaagctccatAACAAG GAGTAAAAGCGCAGATCAAATGATGGAGCATGTGATGGAGCGGCACTATGACTTCGACCTCACCTACATCACAGAGAGGATCATCTCCGTCTTCTTCCTTCCggacctggaggagcagcgttACTGCAGAAATCTGCAGGAGGTGGCGTCCATGCTCAAATCCAAACACCAGGACAAGTTCTTG CTGCTAAATTTGTCAGAAAAGAGACACGACATAACTAGAGTCAACCCAAAG GTGCAGGACTACGGCTGGCCTGATCTTCACGCCCCACCTCTGGACAGGATTTGCGCTGTGTGTAAAGCAATGGAGACCTGGCTGATGTCCGACCCCCATAATGTGGTGGTTCTTCACTGCAGG GGAAACAAAGGGAAGACGGGGGTCATCGTGGCAGCCTACATGCACTACAGCAAGATATCAGCTGG AGCGGACCAGGCGCTCACTACTCTAGCAATGAGGAAGTTCTGCGAAGACAAAGTCTCGTCTTCCTTACAGCCCTCTCAGAACAG GTACATCTACTACTTCGGTGGTTTGCTCTCTGGTAACATCAAAATGAACAGCAGTCCACTGTTCCTCCATCAGATTCTCATTCCATCACTACCAAACTTCCAGGCAGGAGGTG GTTTCTTCCCTTTCCTGAAGATTTACCAGTCTCTGCAGCTGGTGTACACCTCAGGCATCTA TGATCCACAGAGTTCCAGGGCAAGAAAGCTGTGTGTGACAATGGAACCAGCACTTTTATTAAAAGGGGACATTTTG GTGAAGTGCTACCATCGTAGGAGTCagtctgcagagagagaggtggtgttCAGAGTTCAGTTCCACACGTGCACTGTTCACGGAGCCCAGCTGTGGTTTGGGAAGACAGAACTGGACGTGGCATGCACAG ATGACAGGTTCCCTCCAGATGCTACAGTCGAGTTTAGCTTCTCCAGCGGGCCTGAAAAAACCAAAG GTCGAGAAGAGCGCAGGAGCGACACTTCCATCAAAGTGGACTATAACACTTTAGACCCTGTGGTGCGGTGGGATTCTTACGAGAATTTCAACCTGCACCACCAAGACAGCATTGAAA ATATTTCTCATACCAAGGGGCCTCTAGATGGGAGTCTGTATGCCCAAGTGAGGAAGCGCCGTGGGCCGGGCTCGACCACCTCAGCACCACCCAACGGGTGCCTCACCAGCAGCCCCACTGTCAAGCCTCAAACTCTTAACCTCCCCCAGGCTCTCACCCATCCTTCTGAAACAAACCGCTCCTCATTCCCCTCCAGCAAACTGGAAGACCCTTCCCTTTCTATAATCTGCCCCCAGAGGGAAATCTACAACTCCCCGTCAAAGAGTGGAGACATTGGAGCAAAAgagaaacacagaggagcagaaaaagaTCGAGAGACGGATATTTTAGATGACCCCTCGAGTCCCGGTCCCCTGAGACGGGAGTCCTCGTGCTGCGGGCGAGCGGGTACGAAGTGCGGAGACATCAGATgggtgagagagcgagagcccTGCCTTTCCGGCGCTCATTGTCTCAGTCGATGCAGTAGCATTAAAAACCATCCAAAAAGCCAAACTCTGCCAGCTTTACCCACCAAACCGGTGTCCCCGCCCACTCACATGGACCTCTGCCATCGACACAGTGTCCATCCTCTACCAGAGCTACCGTGGGAGtatccacctccacccccacccctgccctgTCTGCTTCGGCCCTTTTACCCCTTTTCTACCTCTGAGCAAAACCACCCTCACAGCCACACCCTCCCGGGTTCAAACAGACTCTGTGCTGGGGAGGAAGGTCACGTCTTCCATTATTCCGGCCACAGCCCAGCTTCTCATCTGTCCCACCAGTCTCTACCATCCAGCCCTTACAGAGAAATGTTCTTTAACCCTCCGACTCCATCTTCTGGCTGCCCGTGTCGAGAGTGTTTCAACGGGCGGGAACACCAGCCAGCGCTAGTCAGAACATTCCACCCGCTGCATCCCGACCAACTGGAGGGCGCAAACTGGTCTCAAGGAACTGGGCCTCAACCAAGACAAGCGCCGGCTTTGTGGGAAAGTGAAAATCAGTGGGAGTTGTCCAGAGAGGCGGAAATCTGCCGGTGCAAACCAGCCATGCCAATATTTCACATGGGCCACCCCTCAAATCACAGCCAAATGCCAGAGCATCTTAGATACGGCATCACGGCCCATCCAGGCTATCCCACCACCCACTCGCTGATCGATGTGCCGGATGGCACCAGTAGTGGATACCAAACTCCCCCACAGGCCCGCCACCCCTGTCCCTGCTCCTCCTACCAGTCGTCCCCAGTCGAGAGCCATGAGAGCCGGGGTTACGTCTCAGGGTACCACTCTGGATCTGCATCACCTCTGCCCACAAACACCCCTTCTCCTGTGAGAAGCAGACTGCCTGAATCTTGTTCAGTGTCTAAAGACCACCCTCACACAGagcaaaacaaag TAGAAAACAGGACAGCTGATGTGGAGGCCAACCACTCCCAGGCTCCAGAGACTAAACCGATATCTAATGGCCAGTCAAGCGCCCGTGGACTGGATTCTGAGCACGACTACACAGTGATTGGTGGCAGCAgtctcacaaagacagaagacaG TGTGACTCCAGATAGCTCTTCTCAAAGTAAAGAAAGCTCCACCCATCGAGACTGCGGCACAGATACCATCACCACACCAGTACCAAAGCAAACCCCAAATTCAAACACTTCTGTGGACTCCACACAACCGTCAAGGGACAGACTGAACCATGTCAGTAAAGCACCTGCAGACAGGCTCACGGGAGGCTCAGACCGATCGAAGCCATTACAGACTTCAAACTACGCAACCGTCTTCATCACTCCAGTCCAAGTGCAGCTGAATGGATCTGCTCTTCCACGCGATGGCCAGTCTGACAGCAACAGAGGTGCAACCAAGAACTCTTCAGTGAGCCTCAGTTCCAGTCCTGCCACCACTTCACCAAATTCTCCTCTTGGCTCATTAGACCTCCAGTCCTCTCCTGACAGAACCACATCAGGAGCCGAGGTAGCAGCACAGAGACTGACGCCAGATGGAGACAGCACCGCCGACACCAAACCACCGTCGCCCGTGCCTGACGGGTACCACACGCCAACCTTCCCTTTAGCATCTTATTACTACCCGTTGCTGAACGTCCCCCGGGTTCCGTACACTGGGTACACCGCAGTCACCATCCCCGTCAACCAGCCACCTCTTCCCGAGAAGAAACGACTGTCGGTCATTCCAGGATCCGCTCAGGGACACAACTCTCTGCTCCGAGCGTCCTCTGctccctcacaaacacaccacgTTACATTCTCCTCCCCGGTTGGAGACCAGAACTGGGGGTCTACACAGCATAGCAGTAGGGAGGAGGCAGACATCAGGGTGAATGCTAAGTTTGTCCAGGATAGCTCCAAGTTCTGGTACAAACCAGGCATCTCCAGAGACCAAG CCATCGCTGTTTTGAAGGACAAGGAACCAGGAACTTTCCTCATCAGGGACAGCAACTCCTTCCAGGGGGCCTACGGCCTGGCCCTCAaggtggccacgccccctcctaATGCCAACATCATTGGTGGCAAAG GAGATCCACTGGAACAGCTGGTGAGACACTTCCTCATTGAGACAGGACCACGGGGAGTGAAGATCAAGGGCTGTCAGAACGAGTCCTATTTCG GTAGTTTATCTGCCCTGGTGTACCAACATTCAATCACTCCCATCTCTCTACCATGTGCACTGCGGATCCCAGAAAAAG acctgGTTGGGGAACTCCAGGAGATAAAGAGCACAACCAGCACCAGCACAGCGGCCGACCTCCTCAAACAAGGAGCAG CCTGCAATGTGCTCTACCTGAACTCCGTGGAAACCGAATGTCTGACGGGACCCGAGGCGGTTTCCAAGGCAACCAAATATACCCTGGCTCTGAATCCACGCCCAGCAGCGACGGTGGTGCATTTCAAAGTGTCTGCACAGGGAATCACGCTAACGGACAACAAGAGAAG GTTGTTTTTCAGGAGACACTACCCAATCAGCAGCGTGACGTTCAGCAGTCTTGACCCTCAAGACCAGAG GATGTTTGGCTTCGTGGCGCGGCGGGCGGGCAGCACCACGGAGAACGTGTGCCACCTGTTTGCAGAGATGGACCCCGAGCAGCCCGCTGTGGCCATCGTCAACTTCATCAACAAAGTCATGCTGGGGCCTCAGCTGCACAGATGA
- the LOC101063603 gene encoding tensin-2 isoform X1 — protein sequence MGCIHSSGAGGMKARGSDTDTGVHFQADPKVHPEILQLAELAKAGTHAFTERSFKRRQVCGVCKQSIDNLGAFCKECKVAVHKTCEAKVRSTCTSVLDLHGSIKSTTQKKRSSITRSKSADQMMEHVMERHYDFDLTYITERIISVFFLPDLEEQRYCRNLQEVASMLKSKHQDKFLLLNLSEKRHDITRVNPKVQDYGWPDLHAPPLDRICAVCKAMETWLMSDPHNVVVLHCRGNKGKTGVIVAAYMHYSKISAGADQALTTLAMRKFCEDKVSSSLQPSQNRYIYYFGGLLSGNIKMNSSPLFLHQILIPSLPNFQAGGGFFPFLKIYQSLQLVYTSGIYDPQSSRARKLCVTMEPALLLKGDILVKCYHRRSQSAEREVVFRVQFHTCTVHGAQLWFGKTELDVACTDDRFPPDATVEFSFSSGPEKTKGREERRSDTSIKVDYNTLDPVVRWDSYENFNLHHQDSIENISHTKGPLDGSLYAQVRKRRGPGSTTSAPPNGCLTSSPTVKPQTLNLPQALTHPSETNRSSFPSSKLEDPSLSIICPQREIYNSPSKSGDIGAKEKHRGAEKDRETDILDDPSSPGPLRRESSCCGRAGTKCGDIRWVREREPCLSGAHCLSRCSSIKNHPKSQTLPALPTKPVSPPTHMDLCHRHSVHPLPELPWEYPPPPPPLPCLLRPFYPFSTSEQNHPHSHTLPGSNRLCAGEEGHVFHYSGHSPASHLSHQSLPSSPYREMFFNPPTPSSGCPCRECFNGREHQPALVRTFHPLHPDQLEGANWSQGTGPQPRQAPALWESENQWELSREAEICRCKPAMPIFHMGHPSNHSQMPEHLRYGITAHPGYPTTHSLIDVPDGTSSGYQTPPQARHPCPCSSYQSSPVESHESRGYVSGYHSGSASPLPTNTPSPVRSRLPESCSVSKDHPHTEQNKVENRTADVEANHSQAPETKPISNGQSSARGLDSEHDYTVIGGSSLTKTEDSVTPDSSSQSKESSTHRDCGTDTITTPVPKQTPNSNTSVDSTQPSRDRLNHVSKAPADRLTGGSDRSKPLQTSNYATVFITPVQVQLNGSALPRDGQSDSNRGATKNSSVSLSSSPATTSPNSPLGSLDLQSSPDRTTSGAEVAAQRLTPDGDSTADTKPPSPVPDGYHTPTFPLASYYYPLLNVPRVPYTGYTAVTIPVNQPPLPEKKRLSVIPGSAQGHNSLLRASSAPSQTHHVTFSSPVGDQNWGSTQHSSREEADIRVNAKFVQDSSKFWYKPGISRDQAIAVLKDKEPGTFLIRDSNSFQGAYGLALKVATPPPNANIIGGKGDPLEQLVRHFLIETGPRGVKIKGCQNESYFGSLSALVYQHSITPISLPCALRIPEKDLVGELQEIKSTTSTSTAADLLKQGAACNVLYLNSVETECLTGPEAVSKATKYTLALNPRPAATVVHFKVSAQGITLTDNKRRLFFRRHYPISSVTFSSLDPQDQRWISSDSTPSKMFGFVARRAGSTTENVCHLFAEMDPEQPAVAIVNFINKVMLGPQLHR from the exons ATGGGGTGCATTCACAGCAGCGGAGCTGGGGGGATGAAGGCACGTGGAAGCGATACTGACACAGGAGTCCACTTCCAGGCAGACCCCAAAGTGCATCCAGAGATTCTTCAGCTTGCTGAG ctcgcCAAAGCTGGGACTCACGCCTTCACCGAGAGGAGCTTCAAGAGGAGAcaagtgtgtggtgtgtgcaaGCAGAGCATCGACAACCTGGGGGCTTTCTGCAAGG AGTGCAAGGTGGCAGTACACAAGACGTGTGAAGCCAAG gtGAGATCTACTTGTACTTCTGTACTGGACctg CACGGTTCCATTAAATCCacaacacagaagaagagaagctccatAACAAG GAGTAAAAGCGCAGATCAAATGATGGAGCATGTGATGGAGCGGCACTATGACTTCGACCTCACCTACATCACAGAGAGGATCATCTCCGTCTTCTTCCTTCCggacctggaggagcagcgttACTGCAGAAATCTGCAGGAGGTGGCGTCCATGCTCAAATCCAAACACCAGGACAAGTTCTTG CTGCTAAATTTGTCAGAAAAGAGACACGACATAACTAGAGTCAACCCAAAG GTGCAGGACTACGGCTGGCCTGATCTTCACGCCCCACCTCTGGACAGGATTTGCGCTGTGTGTAAAGCAATGGAGACCTGGCTGATGTCCGACCCCCATAATGTGGTGGTTCTTCACTGCAGG GGAAACAAAGGGAAGACGGGGGTCATCGTGGCAGCCTACATGCACTACAGCAAGATATCAGCTGG AGCGGACCAGGCGCTCACTACTCTAGCAATGAGGAAGTTCTGCGAAGACAAAGTCTCGTCTTCCTTACAGCCCTCTCAGAACAG GTACATCTACTACTTCGGTGGTTTGCTCTCTGGTAACATCAAAATGAACAGCAGTCCACTGTTCCTCCATCAGATTCTCATTCCATCACTACCAAACTTCCAGGCAGGAGGTG GTTTCTTCCCTTTCCTGAAGATTTACCAGTCTCTGCAGCTGGTGTACACCTCAGGCATCTA TGATCCACAGAGTTCCAGGGCAAGAAAGCTGTGTGTGACAATGGAACCAGCACTTTTATTAAAAGGGGACATTTTG GTGAAGTGCTACCATCGTAGGAGTCagtctgcagagagagaggtggtgttCAGAGTTCAGTTCCACACGTGCACTGTTCACGGAGCCCAGCTGTGGTTTGGGAAGACAGAACTGGACGTGGCATGCACAG ATGACAGGTTCCCTCCAGATGCTACAGTCGAGTTTAGCTTCTCCAGCGGGCCTGAAAAAACCAAAG GTCGAGAAGAGCGCAGGAGCGACACTTCCATCAAAGTGGACTATAACACTTTAGACCCTGTGGTGCGGTGGGATTCTTACGAGAATTTCAACCTGCACCACCAAGACAGCATTGAAA ATATTTCTCATACCAAGGGGCCTCTAGATGGGAGTCTGTATGCCCAAGTGAGGAAGCGCCGTGGGCCGGGCTCGACCACCTCAGCACCACCCAACGGGTGCCTCACCAGCAGCCCCACTGTCAAGCCTCAAACTCTTAACCTCCCCCAGGCTCTCACCCATCCTTCTGAAACAAACCGCTCCTCATTCCCCTCCAGCAAACTGGAAGACCCTTCCCTTTCTATAATCTGCCCCCAGAGGGAAATCTACAACTCCCCGTCAAAGAGTGGAGACATTGGAGCAAAAgagaaacacagaggagcagaaaaagaTCGAGAGACGGATATTTTAGATGACCCCTCGAGTCCCGGTCCCCTGAGACGGGAGTCCTCGTGCTGCGGGCGAGCGGGTACGAAGTGCGGAGACATCAGATgggtgagagagcgagagcccTGCCTTTCCGGCGCTCATTGTCTCAGTCGATGCAGTAGCATTAAAAACCATCCAAAAAGCCAAACTCTGCCAGCTTTACCCACCAAACCGGTGTCCCCGCCCACTCACATGGACCTCTGCCATCGACACAGTGTCCATCCTCTACCAGAGCTACCGTGGGAGtatccacctccacccccacccctgccctgTCTGCTTCGGCCCTTTTACCCCTTTTCTACCTCTGAGCAAAACCACCCTCACAGCCACACCCTCCCGGGTTCAAACAGACTCTGTGCTGGGGAGGAAGGTCACGTCTTCCATTATTCCGGCCACAGCCCAGCTTCTCATCTGTCCCACCAGTCTCTACCATCCAGCCCTTACAGAGAAATGTTCTTTAACCCTCCGACTCCATCTTCTGGCTGCCCGTGTCGAGAGTGTTTCAACGGGCGGGAACACCAGCCAGCGCTAGTCAGAACATTCCACCCGCTGCATCCCGACCAACTGGAGGGCGCAAACTGGTCTCAAGGAACTGGGCCTCAACCAAGACAAGCGCCGGCTTTGTGGGAAAGTGAAAATCAGTGGGAGTTGTCCAGAGAGGCGGAAATCTGCCGGTGCAAACCAGCCATGCCAATATTTCACATGGGCCACCCCTCAAATCACAGCCAAATGCCAGAGCATCTTAGATACGGCATCACGGCCCATCCAGGCTATCCCACCACCCACTCGCTGATCGATGTGCCGGATGGCACCAGTAGTGGATACCAAACTCCCCCACAGGCCCGCCACCCCTGTCCCTGCTCCTCCTACCAGTCGTCCCCAGTCGAGAGCCATGAGAGCCGGGGTTACGTCTCAGGGTACCACTCTGGATCTGCATCACCTCTGCCCACAAACACCCCTTCTCCTGTGAGAAGCAGACTGCCTGAATCTTGTTCAGTGTCTAAAGACCACCCTCACACAGagcaaaacaaag TAGAAAACAGGACAGCTGATGTGGAGGCCAACCACTCCCAGGCTCCAGAGACTAAACCGATATCTAATGGCCAGTCAAGCGCCCGTGGACTGGATTCTGAGCACGACTACACAGTGATTGGTGGCAGCAgtctcacaaagacagaagacaG TGTGACTCCAGATAGCTCTTCTCAAAGTAAAGAAAGCTCCACCCATCGAGACTGCGGCACAGATACCATCACCACACCAGTACCAAAGCAAACCCCAAATTCAAACACTTCTGTGGACTCCACACAACCGTCAAGGGACAGACTGAACCATGTCAGTAAAGCACCTGCAGACAGGCTCACGGGAGGCTCAGACCGATCGAAGCCATTACAGACTTCAAACTACGCAACCGTCTTCATCACTCCAGTCCAAGTGCAGCTGAATGGATCTGCTCTTCCACGCGATGGCCAGTCTGACAGCAACAGAGGTGCAACCAAGAACTCTTCAGTGAGCCTCAGTTCCAGTCCTGCCACCACTTCACCAAATTCTCCTCTTGGCTCATTAGACCTCCAGTCCTCTCCTGACAGAACCACATCAGGAGCCGAGGTAGCAGCACAGAGACTGACGCCAGATGGAGACAGCACCGCCGACACCAAACCACCGTCGCCCGTGCCTGACGGGTACCACACGCCAACCTTCCCTTTAGCATCTTATTACTACCCGTTGCTGAACGTCCCCCGGGTTCCGTACACTGGGTACACCGCAGTCACCATCCCCGTCAACCAGCCACCTCTTCCCGAGAAGAAACGACTGTCGGTCATTCCAGGATCCGCTCAGGGACACAACTCTCTGCTCCGAGCGTCCTCTGctccctcacaaacacaccacgTTACATTCTCCTCCCCGGTTGGAGACCAGAACTGGGGGTCTACACAGCATAGCAGTAGGGAGGAGGCAGACATCAGGGTGAATGCTAAGTTTGTCCAGGATAGCTCCAAGTTCTGGTACAAACCAGGCATCTCCAGAGACCAAG CCATCGCTGTTTTGAAGGACAAGGAACCAGGAACTTTCCTCATCAGGGACAGCAACTCCTTCCAGGGGGCCTACGGCCTGGCCCTCAaggtggccacgccccctcctaATGCCAACATCATTGGTGGCAAAG GAGATCCACTGGAACAGCTGGTGAGACACTTCCTCATTGAGACAGGACCACGGGGAGTGAAGATCAAGGGCTGTCAGAACGAGTCCTATTTCG GTAGTTTATCTGCCCTGGTGTACCAACATTCAATCACTCCCATCTCTCTACCATGTGCACTGCGGATCCCAGAAAAAG acctgGTTGGGGAACTCCAGGAGATAAAGAGCACAACCAGCACCAGCACAGCGGCCGACCTCCTCAAACAAGGAGCAG CCTGCAATGTGCTCTACCTGAACTCCGTGGAAACCGAATGTCTGACGGGACCCGAGGCGGTTTCCAAGGCAACCAAATATACCCTGGCTCTGAATCCACGCCCAGCAGCGACGGTGGTGCATTTCAAAGTGTCTGCACAGGGAATCACGCTAACGGACAACAAGAGAAG GTTGTTTTTCAGGAGACACTACCCAATCAGCAGCGTGACGTTCAGCAGTCTTGACCCTCAAGACCAGAG GTGGATTAGTTCTGATAGCACGCCAAGCAA GATGTTTGGCTTCGTGGCGCGGCGGGCGGGCAGCACCACGGAGAACGTGTGCCACCTGTTTGCAGAGATGGACCCCGAGCAGCCCGCTGTGGCCATCGTCAACTTCATCAACAAAGTCATGCTGGGGCCTCAGCTGCACAGATGA